One Pieris napi chromosome 13, ilPieNapi1.2, whole genome shotgun sequence genomic window carries:
- the LOC125055336 gene encoding juvenile hormone acid O-methyltransferase-like: MLNVKLYNKSNSLQNTHALKYLEEYKNIINWKKDSMILDIGCGDGRLTSKIFKELIPTCKTMTGCDISEDMIRFANEHYASERVNFTTLNIEGELPDQLRERFHHAISCFALNWCLRQETAFQNIYDILKDQGSCFAIVGGKVSIFDAYRTLAKAEKWKPWVTDVERYISPYHDSQDSLKDMQQLLGKTGFTIIKLEHKLIFHEYENLENFKDAIMSVLPFKIPDELHDDYFMDLTQEMQIIDTEKYNYSKSSNDFVFNVQVLVLYVEKK; this comes from the exons ATGCTTAACgtcaaattgtataataaatcaaattctCTACAGAATACTCATGCATTGAAGTATCTAGAagaatataagaatataatcaATTGGAAAAAAGACTCAATGATTCTAGACATTGGTTGTGGCGATGGGAGATTGAcatcaaaaatattcaaagaatTAATTCCTACTTGCAAGACCATGACGGGCTGTGACATAAGTGAAGATATGATACGATTCGCAAATGAACACTATGCTTCGGAACGTGTTAATTTCACTACCCTTAACATAGAGGGAGAGCTGCCCGATCAGCTAAGGGAACGTTTCCACCATGCCATTTCCTGTTTTGCTTTAAACTGGTGTCTTCGTCAAGA AACTGCGTTCCAGAATATATACGATATCCTTAAGGACCAAGGCAGTTGTTTCGCGATTGTCGGAGGAAAAGTATCTATATTCGATGCATACAGGACCCTTGCTAAAGCCGAAAAATGGAAGCCATGGGTTACTGACGTTGAAAGATATATATCTCCATACCATGACAGTCaa gATTCCCTTAAAGATATGCAACAATTATTAGGAAAAACTGgatttactataataaaattggaaCACAAATTGATATTTCACGAATATGAAAATCTGGAGAATTTCAAAG ATGCAATAATGTCTGTGTTGCCTTTCAAGATCCCGGATGAGTTACATGACGATTATTTTATGGACTTAACCCAAGAAATGCAGATAATTGACACTGAAAAGTACAATTACAGTAAATCTAGTAACGATTTTGTCTTTAATGTGCAAGTACTCGTTTTATATGttgaaaaaaagtaa